A stretch of Kyrpidia spormannii DNA encodes these proteins:
- a CDS encoding glutamate decarboxylase, with translation MWTVIYIAPSERVAESIRSRLETEGFLAKVRPTSVSKQQYEILVPESELDEVRDVLSDILHSSHP, from the coding sequence ATGTGGACGGTCATCTATATCGCACCGAGCGAGAGGGTGGCGGAATCGATCCGATCGAGGCTGGAGACCGAAGGGTTTTTGGCTAAGGTGCGGCCCACCAGCGTCTCCAAACAACAGTACGAGATTCTGGTGCCGGAGAGTGAACTTGACGAGGTGCGGGATGTGCTGAGCGACATCCTCCACTCTTCTCACCCATAG
- the accD gene encoding acetyl-CoA carboxylase, carboxyltransferase subunit beta: MLKDWFQKKTRYATLTPPVTAPEERREAIPEGLMNKCKGCGDILLAKELEKHVKTCPRCGYHFPLSAAERIEITLDEGRFFEYDADLATVDPLGFPGYPEKIAKAREATGLREAVVTGEGTIDGMPVALVVMDSRFMMGSMGSVVGEKITRAAERAREARRPVVLFAASGGARMQEGILSLMQMAKTSAAFARLREAGVLYISVMTHPTTGGVTASFASQGDIILAEPGALIGFAGRRIIEQTIHQKLPDDFQTAEFLLKHGMIDRIVHRKDLRAELSLILRIHGEGARHGGRVAL; this comes from the coding sequence GTGCTAAAGGACTGGTTTCAGAAAAAAACGCGGTACGCGACCCTCACCCCTCCGGTCACGGCTCCGGAGGAGCGCCGGGAGGCGATTCCCGAGGGGCTGATGAACAAGTGCAAGGGTTGTGGCGATATATTGTTGGCCAAGGAATTGGAAAAGCATGTCAAGACATGCCCCCGGTGCGGTTATCATTTTCCGCTCTCGGCTGCCGAGCGGATTGAGATCACCCTCGACGAGGGCCGTTTTTTTGAGTATGACGCCGATCTGGCCACGGTGGATCCCCTCGGATTTCCCGGCTATCCCGAGAAGATCGCAAAAGCCCGGGAGGCCACCGGATTGCGGGAGGCGGTGGTGACGGGGGAGGGAACGATCGACGGGATGCCGGTGGCACTGGTGGTGATGGACTCTCGGTTCATGATGGGGAGCATGGGTTCGGTGGTGGGGGAGAAGATCACCCGGGCCGCCGAACGGGCCAGGGAGGCTCGCCGGCCGGTGGTTTTGTTTGCGGCATCGGGGGGCGCCCGGATGCAAGAGGGGATTTTGTCGCTCATGCAGATGGCCAAAACTTCCGCCGCCTTTGCCCGGCTTCGGGAGGCCGGGGTCTTGTACATATCGGTGATGACCCATCCCACCACGGGCGGGGTGACGGCGAGTTTTGCCAGTCAGGGAGACATCATTCTCGCTGAACCCGGAGCGCTGATCGGTTTCGCGGGGCGGCGTATTATTGAACAGACGATTCACCAGAAACTTCCAGATGATTTTCAGACGGCGGAATTTCTTTTGAAGCATGGCATGATCGACCGCATTGTCCATCGGAAAGATCTACGTGCGGAGCTCTCGTTGATCCTTCGCATTCACGGGGAGGGGGCGCGCCATGGCGGGCGAGTTGCCCTTTGA